A single region of the Elizabethkingia sp. JS20170427COW genome encodes:
- a CDS encoding carboxy terminal-processing peptidase — MIKKFFGVNKLLLMSSLGTLIFCFNSPQNDDEKMQTTMVSVGNTLSYLSYSPKPINDAYSQDVYKKYLENIDPMKRYFLQSDINEFSKSEKKLDDYLKAGDISFYKLTTDRLYQRVDQIDKITQDILSKPINLNEDEELILEPKIKKNPANDKELYSEWKKYIKYNILQEMQSLTDKEEAQKKKKDSVIAHKLPDTIKYVPLTMEQKKAKAISEVKDLTQDVFRRFKKRKKKDWFSIYMNAYTEVFDPHTNYFSPKDKEDFDSGFSGKIIGIGAQIAEKRGKLFIGPLVVGAPAWKSKLVNEGDEVLKVKSLPKEEAVNVVGMLVDEAVRLIRGAKGTEVTLTLKKKDGSIREVKLIREEVEIEDTFAKSIAITASNGKKYGFIYLPSFNADFEDPKGGRNASDDVKNEILKLKSQNIDGIILDLRNNGGGSLTEVVDIMGLFMNNGPVVQVKNGDGKIEVLKNKTNNPIWTGPLVLMQNELSASASEILAGAIKDYNRGIIIGAPHSFGKGTVQTFVPLNRFLSTEDDYGSIKLTIQKFYRISGKSTQLLGVKSDIVMDDYFTYDEIGEKYDDYALPWDQIKAAGYKTLEEPDYANIILKHQERIKTNKNYQLLVESAKWRQNLAKEEKISLKQDQFFDTMKKRKEYIKKFDVLTKFNNGLNFIQHPSEVERVKKDEVFATKSKNWIKNLKRDLYLQEAVEVISDMKH, encoded by the coding sequence ATGATTAAAAAATTTTTCGGTGTTAACAAACTATTATTAATGTCTTCTCTAGGAACATTGATATTTTGTTTTAACTCTCCTCAGAATGATGACGAGAAAATGCAAACCACTATGGTAAGCGTTGGCAACACACTATCTTATCTTAGCTACAGCCCTAAACCTATTAATGACGCTTATTCTCAGGATGTTTACAAAAAATATCTTGAGAATATAGATCCTATGAAGCGATATTTCCTTCAATCGGATATTAATGAATTTTCTAAAAGCGAGAAAAAATTAGATGACTATTTAAAGGCTGGGGATATTTCTTTTTACAAATTAACAACCGACCGCCTCTACCAAAGGGTAGATCAGATCGATAAAATTACCCAAGATATCTTGAGTAAACCTATTAATTTAAATGAAGATGAAGAGCTTATCCTTGAGCCTAAAATCAAGAAGAACCCTGCTAACGATAAAGAACTGTATAGCGAGTGGAAAAAGTACATTAAGTACAACATTCTACAAGAAATGCAATCTTTAACCGATAAGGAAGAGGCTCAGAAGAAGAAAAAAGACTCGGTGATTGCTCATAAACTTCCCGATACTATTAAGTATGTTCCCCTAACCATGGAACAGAAAAAAGCAAAAGCTATCTCCGAAGTTAAAGACCTTACCCAAGACGTCTTCAGAAGATTTAAAAAAAGGAAAAAGAAAGATTGGTTTAGCATCTATATGAATGCCTATACTGAGGTTTTTGATCCTCATACCAACTATTTCTCTCCTAAAGATAAAGAAGACTTCGACTCTGGATTTTCAGGAAAAATTATCGGTATCGGCGCTCAGATAGCAGAAAAAAGAGGAAAACTCTTTATTGGGCCTCTAGTAGTGGGAGCTCCTGCTTGGAAATCTAAATTAGTAAACGAAGGTGACGAAGTTCTAAAAGTAAAATCGCTTCCTAAAGAAGAAGCCGTTAACGTTGTAGGAATGCTCGTAGATGAAGCTGTAAGGCTAATCCGTGGAGCTAAAGGTACCGAGGTTACCCTTACCTTAAAGAAAAAAGATGGTTCTATTCGTGAAGTAAAACTTATTCGTGAAGAAGTAGAAATAGAAGACACTTTTGCAAAAAGTATTGCGATTACCGCAAGCAATGGTAAAAAATATGGCTTCATCTATCTTCCTAGCTTCAATGCTGATTTCGAAGACCCTAAAGGAGGAAGAAATGCCTCTGATGATGTGAAAAATGAAATTTTAAAATTAAAATCTCAAAACATCGATGGGATTATCCTAGACCTGAGAAACAACGGTGGTGGATCTTTAACGGAAGTAGTAGATATCATGGGACTGTTCATGAATAACGGCCCTGTGGTTCAAGTAAAAAATGGAGATGGTAAGATTGAAGTTTTAAAAAACAAAACCAACAATCCTATCTGGACAGGTCCTTTGGTGTTAATGCAAAACGAGCTTTCGGCTTCGGCATCGGAAATTCTTGCAGGAGCTATCAAAGATTACAACCGAGGAATTATTATTGGTGCTCCCCACTCCTTTGGTAAAGGAACTGTGCAAACTTTTGTACCTCTAAACAGATTTTTAAGTACAGAAGACGACTATGGTTCTATTAAACTAACCATTCAGAAATTCTATAGAATTAGTGGTAAATCTACTCAACTTTTAGGAGTAAAATCCGATATTGTGATGGATGACTACTTTACCTATGATGAAATTGGTGAGAAGTATGACGACTATGCTTTGCCTTGGGATCAGATAAAGGCTGCAGGATACAAAACTCTTGAAGAACCAGATTATGCTAACATCATTCTAAAACACCAAGAGAGAATTAAAACCAATAAAAACTACCAGTTATTGGTGGAGTCTGCAAAATGGAGACAAAACTTAGCTAAAGAAGAGAAAATAAGTCTTAAACAAGACCAATTCTTCGATACAATGAAAAAACGTAAGGAATACATTAAGAAATTCGATGTTTTAACTAAGTTTAATAACGGCCTAAACTTTATCCAACACCCTAGCGAAGTAGAACGCGTTAAAAAAGATGAAGTTTTTGCTACGAAAAGTAAAAACTGGATTAAGAACCTTAAACGAGACCTTTACTTACAAGAAGCTGTAGAAGTAATCTCCGACATGAAACATTAA
- the surE gene encoding 5'/3'-nucleotidase SurE, giving the protein MERPFILVTNDDGVTAPGIRKLVEIMNEIGEVYVVAPDSPQSGQGHAVTINATLRYEELQLPGAQKDFSCSGTPVDCVKMALGRILPKRPDVVVSGINHGANSSINVIYSGTMSAAVEAGVEGIPAIGFSLLDFSYEADFDAAREYIKSITLKALENPMPRGVVLNVNIPKLKTEEIKGVRVCRQANAKWEESFVERENPHGQKYYWLSGYFNNMDEGEDADETALAEGYISVVPVKFDLTAYEYMKQLEEVMKF; this is encoded by the coding sequence ATGGAAAGACCTTTTATCTTAGTGACCAATGATGACGGTGTTACAGCTCCGGGAATTAGAAAATTGGTAGAAATTATGAATGAAATAGGGGAGGTTTATGTAGTAGCTCCAGATTCCCCACAGAGTGGGCAAGGGCATGCCGTAACAATTAATGCAACGCTAAGATATGAGGAATTACAACTCCCAGGGGCTCAAAAAGATTTTTCTTGTAGTGGTACTCCTGTGGACTGTGTGAAAATGGCTTTGGGTAGAATACTTCCTAAAAGACCAGATGTTGTAGTTTCAGGGATAAACCATGGTGCCAATTCATCTATCAATGTTATTTATTCAGGGACGATGTCTGCTGCTGTAGAAGCGGGAGTGGAAGGCATACCAGCGATAGGTTTTTCCCTTTTAGATTTCAGCTATGAAGCGGATTTTGATGCGGCTAGAGAATATATCAAGTCTATTACCTTAAAGGCATTAGAAAACCCAATGCCTAGAGGAGTGGTGCTTAATGTGAATATACCGAAACTTAAAACGGAAGAAATAAAAGGGGTAAGAGTTTGCCGACAAGCAAATGCCAAGTGGGAGGAATCTTTTGTAGAAAGAGAAAATCCTCATGGCCAAAAATACTATTGGCTATCTGGTTACTTTAATAATATGGATGAAGGGGAAGATGCAGATGAGACGGCATTAGCAGAGGGATATATTTCTGTAGTTCCGGTGAAGTTTGACCTTACAGCTTATGAGTATATGAAACAACTAGAAGAAGTTATGAAGTTCTAA
- the dnaX gene encoding DNA polymerase III subunit gamma/tau, with protein sequence MENFVVSARKYRPIDFDSVVGQSHITDTLQHAIENNQLSQALLFCGPRGVGKTTCARILARKINEMSGASDDSDFSFNIYELDAASNNSVDDIRGLIDQVRFAPQVGKFKVYIIDEVHMLSSSAFNAFLKTLEEPPAHAIFILATTEKHKIIPTILSRCQIYDFKRIQISDIQEHLKKIAEKEGVQYEDDALYLIAQKADGALRDALSIFDRLVTFTQKNISLSKAAEILNILDYDYYLQIVDLAKRNDLPGILTKFNEIVNKGFDPHIFIGGLGSHFRDLMMAQNPNTLGLIEVGEKTKAKYQEQCTQWTAQELIDALEICNQADINYKNSKNQRLTVEIALMQLASLSLGEVAKKKNLES encoded by the coding sequence ATGGAAAATTTTGTAGTTTCTGCGAGAAAATATCGCCCTATAGATTTTGATTCGGTAGTGGGACAATCCCATATTACCGACACTTTGCAACATGCTATTGAGAACAATCAGTTGTCTCAGGCTTTGTTGTTTTGTGGGCCAAGAGGAGTAGGGAAAACTACATGTGCAAGAATACTTGCTCGTAAAATTAATGAAATGTCCGGAGCATCTGATGATTCTGATTTTTCTTTTAATATTTATGAGTTGGATGCCGCTTCCAATAACTCGGTGGATGACATCAGAGGTTTGATAGATCAGGTTCGGTTTGCTCCTCAGGTAGGAAAGTTTAAGGTATATATTATTGATGAGGTACATATGCTATCTTCTAGTGCTTTTAATGCATTCCTGAAAACTTTGGAAGAACCACCTGCTCATGCTATTTTTATTTTAGCAACTACGGAAAAACACAAGATTATCCCAACCATACTTTCGCGTTGCCAGATATACGATTTTAAAAGAATTCAGATTAGCGATATACAAGAGCATCTGAAGAAAATTGCAGAAAAAGAAGGGGTGCAGTATGAAGATGATGCACTTTATCTTATTGCTCAAAAGGCAGACGGAGCTCTGAGAGATGCCCTTTCGATATTCGATAGGTTGGTTACTTTTACACAAAAAAACATCAGTCTTTCCAAAGCTGCTGAAATTTTAAATATTTTAGATTACGACTATTATCTACAGATTGTAGATTTAGCGAAGAGAAATGACTTACCGGGGATTCTCACCAAATTTAATGAGATTGTTAATAAAGGCTTTGATCCTCATATCTTTATTGGAGGGCTAGGAAGTCACTTTAGAGATTTAATGATGGCTCAGAACCCTAATACATTAGGCTTAATAGAAGTAGGGGAGAAAACAAAAGCTAAGTACCAAGAGCAATGTACTCAGTGGACCGCTCAAGAATTGATCGATGCTTTGGAAATTTGTAATCAGGCGGATATTAATTATAAAAATTCTAAAAATCAACGTTTGACAGTTGAGATTGCTTTGATGCAATTAGCTTCTCTATCTTTAGGAGAAGTGGCTAAAAAAAAAAATTTAGAATCCTAG
- a CDS encoding chorismate mutase, with amino-acid sequence MNLNEVKSDWISELGSPLVIAGPCSAESEAQMLEAARRIKESGANVPVFRAGIWKPRTKPNGFEGVGVIGLNWLKKVKEEYGFKTATEVANAHHVFAALEADVDILWIGARSTVNPFTVQEIAQALRGTDKPVLVKNPVNPDLALWIGAMERLLGQDVKNLGVIHRGFSNYQKTKYRNVPNWSIALDFKKQFPNIPMVVDPSHICGNRTGLASIAQEALNCGYEGLMIESHPTPDDAWSDAAQQITPEVLAELLSNLKTRNQGISGYEDEMGKHRTLISDIDLQLITLLNQRMKVSEKIGALKKENNIAIFQPDRWKVIAEYAAQKADETGMSREFIEKVFNAIHEESIDVQNHIMINK; translated from the coding sequence ATGAATTTAAATGAAGTGAAGTCTGATTGGATATCAGAATTGGGTAGCCCTTTGGTTATCGCAGGGCCATGTAGTGCAGAGAGCGAAGCGCAAATGCTAGAAGCTGCAAGAAGAATTAAAGAAAGTGGAGCTAATGTCCCTGTATTTAGAGCAGGAATTTGGAAGCCAAGAACAAAACCTAACGGCTTTGAAGGTGTTGGAGTTATTGGTCTTAACTGGCTTAAAAAAGTAAAAGAAGAGTATGGCTTTAAAACAGCAACAGAAGTAGCCAACGCTCACCACGTTTTTGCAGCCTTAGAAGCAGATGTAGATATCCTTTGGATAGGAGCTCGTTCTACAGTAAACCCATTTACAGTACAGGAGATTGCACAAGCGCTTCGTGGTACTGATAAACCAGTATTGGTGAAAAACCCCGTTAACCCAGATTTAGCGCTTTGGATAGGTGCTATGGAGAGACTATTGGGTCAGGATGTTAAAAATCTTGGGGTAATCCACAGAGGATTCTCCAATTATCAGAAAACAAAATATAGAAATGTACCGAACTGGTCTATCGCTTTAGACTTTAAAAAACAGTTTCCAAATATCCCTATGGTAGTAGACCCTTCTCATATTTGTGGAAATAGAACAGGCTTGGCATCTATCGCTCAAGAAGCTCTTAACTGTGGGTACGAAGGTTTGATGATTGAATCTCACCCAACTCCAGATGATGCATGGAGCGATGCAGCTCAGCAAATTACTCCTGAAGTTTTGGCAGAATTGCTATCTAATCTTAAAACTAGAAATCAAGGAATCTCTGGTTATGAAGATGAAATGGGTAAACACAGAACTCTTATTTCAGATATCGACCTTCAGTTGATTACTCTTTTGAACCAAAGAATGAAAGTTTCTGAAAAAATTGGAGCTCTTAAAAAAGAAAATAACATCGCAATCTTCCAACCAGATAGATGGAAAGTTATCGCTGAATATGCTGCTCAAAAAGCAGATGAGACAGGCATGTCTAGAGAGTTTATCGAGAAAGTCTTCAACGCTATTCATGAGGAATCTATCGATGTACAAAATCATATAATGATTAATAAATAA
- the rsgA gene encoding ribosome small subunit-dependent GTPase A, with amino-acid sequence MNGLIIKSTGSWYQVLEQSTGKIFEARIRGKFKMIKTRLTNPLAVGDFVDFSLENDEVAWITKIHPRHNYLIRKSVNLSKEAHIIASNIDIACILFTLKMPETSLGFLDRFLVCCEAYDIQPLILFNKTDLLDEEELQYAEDIATVYKGIGYDSLVISATSGYHLEELKTLLKDKTSVFFGHSGSGKSTTVNALHPDVDLKTGSISDMHLKGKHTTTFAQMHFWPFGGRVIDTPGVREFGMIDVEKQEIQHFFPEIFKLSEACKFNNCLHVNEPKCAVLQALEEDDVLEFRYTTYLKLMEEAEEKE; translated from the coding sequence ATGAACGGACTTATCATAAAATCCACCGGTAGTTGGTACCAGGTTTTGGAACAAAGCACCGGAAAAATTTTTGAAGCCCGCATTAGAGGTAAATTTAAAATGATAAAAACCCGACTGACCAACCCCTTGGCAGTTGGGGATTTTGTTGATTTCTCTTTGGAGAATGACGAGGTAGCTTGGATTACCAAAATACATCCTCGTCATAATTATCTTATCCGAAAATCGGTAAACTTATCTAAAGAAGCTCACATTATTGCCTCCAATATCGATATTGCTTGTATATTGTTTACTCTAAAAATGCCAGAAACTTCTCTAGGCTTTTTAGATCGATTTTTGGTGTGCTGTGAAGCTTATGATATCCAACCATTAATCCTTTTTAATAAAACCGATTTATTAGACGAGGAAGAACTACAATATGCTGAAGATATCGCTACGGTTTATAAAGGAATTGGTTATGACTCTTTAGTGATTTCTGCAACATCAGGATATCATTTAGAGGAACTAAAAACGCTTTTAAAAGATAAAACTTCCGTGTTCTTTGGACATTCAGGGAGTGGTAAATCCACAACTGTAAATGCTTTACATCCTGATGTAGATTTAAAAACTGGAAGTATTTCGGATATGCACCTTAAAGGAAAGCATACAACAACTTTTGCACAAATGCATTTCTGGCCTTTTGGGGGAAGGGTAATCGATACCCCAGGGGTGAGAGAGTTTGGGATGATTGATGTAGAGAAGCAGGAAATACAACACTTTTTCCCAGAAATCTTTAAATTATCAGAAGCTTGCAAATTCAACAATTGTTTGCATGTTAATGAACCTAAATGTGCAGTTCTGCAAGCATTGGAGGAAGATGATGTACTAGAATTTAGATACACTACTTATCTCAAATTAATGGAAGAGGCGGAGGAAAAAGAATAA
- a CDS encoding PfkB family carbohydrate kinase yields the protein MKRNIITIQSQVATGYVGNRIADLAIQLHGLDPIEIPTILLSNHVEYPVILGEPTPEHLFSDLLKGIDANHLLQSSDYLISGFCNDPKLVTLLGDYISHTKTASQYQYVYDPVFGDYRAGGLYIPKEAADLSIEKLLPLSDILTPNHFELEYILKDTIVDEADFLNKIQQHPILSTKTVVATGVQFKSTSNDTLHIILYREGKIIKFNTPHLAINIMGTGDLFTAVVTCQLNKGKTIEIAIETAIHYLHETLLYCQEQNYREYNAEALVKHLSILQ from the coding sequence ATGAAGAGGAATATTATTACCATACAAAGCCAAGTTGCTACTGGATATGTAGGAAACAGGATTGCAGATCTTGCAATACAATTACACGGACTAGATCCTATAGAAATCCCTACCATACTTTTATCCAACCATGTGGAATATCCTGTTATTTTAGGAGAACCTACTCCTGAGCATTTATTTTCTGACCTTCTAAAAGGGATAGATGCTAATCATCTTTTACAAAGTAGCGATTACTTAATTAGTGGCTTTTGTAATGATCCTAAACTAGTAACACTCCTAGGAGATTATATTTCCCATACCAAAACGGCTAGCCAATACCAATATGTTTACGATCCTGTTTTTGGAGATTATAGAGCGGGAGGATTATACATCCCTAAAGAAGCCGCGGATTTATCTATAGAAAAATTACTTCCATTAAGCGATATCCTTACCCCGAATCACTTCGAGTTAGAGTACATTCTGAAAGATACTATTGTTGATGAAGCAGATTTTCTGAACAAAATACAACAACATCCTATCTTATCTACCAAAACAGTCGTTGCAACCGGAGTTCAATTTAAATCCACATCTAACGACACCCTTCATATCATTTTATATAGAGAAGGGAAAATTATAAAATTCAACACGCCTCATCTGGCTATCAATATTATGGGGACTGGAGATTTGTTTACTGCTGTGGTTACCTGCCAGCTCAATAAAGGAAAAACTATAGAAATAGCTATAGAAACAGCCATCCACTACTTGCATGAAACATTACTTTATTGTCAAGAACAAAATTATCGAGAGTATAATGCTGAAGCTTTGGTAAAACACCTCTCTATTTTGCAATAA
- a CDS encoding tetratricopeptide repeat protein, which translates to MNPKNIFIYAALFGAVSPVLGQQSAFYNHREQYKTDLAQKLYQDKVYAAAQYEFAREYYYQNPEQSKKEAALFYTQVIGLILEHNYAEKGLEAFTREYPKSAYFSLAYQPMADYYLSKKEFDKALENLNKVNAYTLSKEENTQHILKLGYAKFMLGDNQGAIQALDEAYKNAQGKTRNDIAYMLGHLEYAQGNNEQAFRYFDTIKEDADYAKTVRPYYVQLYFNQKNYDQAIREGKDLLNSELSGNYNLEVNKIIGESYFMKKDYSSAFPYLKRYLDSKEQASQTDLYEMGYVCAQLKRYDEAVGYYNQLVNSQSPLAQNAYYQLGNAYLEVGKKKEALSAFRSAAFMKYDPKIEQLAYEQYAKLGYDIGNPFETNTQVLQDYIAKYPKTSNTLEMKQLLVKAYLYSGNYKETLAALKKYDYSSQEANKIQQEASFLLGTEEYNKGNFAAAEALFKESLQFNLNKEFNARAQYWMGQSQYQLGDYAASTATLQKLYNSSVSFDEKQQLTYDLAYSYFKNKNFAEAQKYFKLYLQNPKSEFKNDAELRLADTYYANNQLNDALAIYDKTSEITDYTQYQKALSLGFKGDSEAKISELKKLINQYKDSEYLDDAQYEIGIALSGDGKYSEANTYFEKVAKTSNDPDLVAQASIYKAQNLADLGQQDKALVELKTLGNQYKGSSYADKVVAASKNIYLKKGDVSGYQYFASQLGVKIESSELDEINLSTAQSYFAKKDYKNAIPYYEKFLVKNPSGDKLFQSQYEMGESLYQTKNTAKALLVLQEVADKHNDYQEDAQVRISQIQLAQNNPNAAKKYLTSLVNSTNPNIKNYALTEMMKLSAQADDFKNAERYADLILQNSKNPAALKEQAQVIKARSLMKQSKDSEAKTAFSHLEKSANPEVAAEALYAKAYYQNKAKAYKSSNETIFKLSNNYSSEEYWGAKALVVMAKNYLALGDKYQASYTADQLIENYQDFADVVAEAKQVKNQIKK; encoded by the coding sequence ATGAATCCGAAAAACATCTTTATATATGCCGCTTTATTTGGTGCTGTATCTCCAGTATTAGGCCAGCAGTCGGCGTTTTATAATCATAGAGAACAATATAAGACCGATTTGGCACAAAAGCTTTATCAAGATAAAGTATATGCTGCTGCCCAATACGAGTTTGCCAGAGAATATTATTATCAGAATCCAGAACAGTCTAAAAAAGAAGCTGCCTTATTTTATACCCAAGTAATAGGACTTATTTTAGAACATAATTATGCGGAAAAAGGATTGGAAGCTTTTACGAGAGAGTATCCTAAAAGCGCCTACTTTTCTTTAGCCTATCAGCCTATGGCAGATTACTATTTGTCGAAGAAAGAGTTTGATAAAGCTTTAGAGAATCTGAATAAAGTAAATGCCTATACGCTTAGCAAAGAGGAGAATACCCAGCATATTTTAAAATTAGGATATGCTAAATTTATGTTGGGAGATAACCAAGGTGCAATACAAGCGTTGGATGAAGCTTATAAAAATGCCCAAGGAAAAACAAGAAATGATATTGCCTATATGTTGGGCCACTTGGAATATGCTCAAGGAAATAACGAACAGGCATTTCGTTATTTTGATACGATAAAAGAAGATGCCGACTATGCTAAAACAGTTCGCCCTTATTATGTGCAGTTGTATTTCAACCAAAAAAATTATGACCAAGCAATTAGGGAAGGGAAAGATCTTTTAAATTCAGAGCTATCTGGGAATTATAACCTAGAGGTGAATAAAATTATTGGAGAATCTTATTTTATGAAAAAAGATTATTCCTCGGCTTTTCCTTATCTAAAAAGATATTTGGATAGTAAAGAACAGGCTTCCCAAACCGACCTTTACGAGATGGGCTATGTATGTGCTCAGCTGAAGAGGTATGATGAAGCGGTAGGATATTACAACCAATTGGTGAATAGCCAATCTCCATTAGCGCAAAACGCATACTATCAACTAGGAAATGCATACTTGGAAGTAGGCAAGAAGAAAGAAGCCTTATCTGCATTCCGTTCTGCGGCTTTCATGAAGTACGATCCTAAGATCGAGCAATTGGCATACGAGCAATATGCCAAGCTAGGCTACGATATAGGAAACCCTTTTGAAACCAATACCCAAGTATTACAAGATTATATTGCCAAATATCCAAAAACTAGCAATACTTTGGAGATGAAGCAACTTTTGGTAAAAGCTTATTTGTATTCAGGGAATTATAAAGAAACCTTAGCAGCTCTTAAGAAATATGATTACAGCTCTCAAGAGGCAAATAAAATTCAACAAGAAGCGAGCTTTTTACTAGGAACAGAGGAGTACAACAAAGGAAACTTTGCAGCTGCAGAGGCTTTGTTTAAAGAATCTCTACAGTTCAATCTTAATAAAGAATTTAATGCAAGAGCTCAATATTGGATGGGACAAAGCCAGTATCAATTAGGAGATTATGCAGCATCTACTGCAACTTTACAAAAGCTGTATAATAGTTCTGTTAGTTTTGATGAAAAACAACAGCTTACTTATGATTTAGCATATTCTTATTTCAAAAATAAAAATTTTGCAGAAGCTCAGAAGTATTTTAAACTGTATCTTCAGAATCCAAAATCCGAATTTAAAAATGATGCAGAACTCCGATTGGCAGATACTTACTATGCTAATAATCAACTGAATGATGCTTTAGCAATTTATGATAAAACATCGGAAATTACCGATTATACCCAATACCAAAAAGCATTGTCTTTAGGATTTAAAGGAGATTCGGAAGCTAAAATTTCAGAATTAAAGAAGCTCATCAATCAATATAAAGATTCGGAATATCTTGATGATGCACAATACGAAATAGGAATAGCATTGTCTGGGGATGGCAAGTACAGCGAGGCAAATACTTATTTTGAAAAGGTAGCGAAAACTTCCAATGACCCAGATTTAGTAGCACAAGCAAGCATTTATAAAGCCCAGAATTTAGCAGATTTAGGACAACAAGATAAGGCTCTTGTAGAACTGAAAACTTTAGGAAATCAGTATAAAGGAAGTTCTTACGCTGATAAAGTAGTAGCTGCTTCTAAAAATATATATTTGAAGAAAGGAGACGTTTCTGGTTACCAATATTTTGCTTCTCAGCTAGGGGTTAAAATAGAGAGCAGTGAATTGGATGAGATTAACCTAAGCACCGCTCAGAGTTATTTTGCGAAAAAAGACTATAAAAATGCCATTCCTTATTACGAGAAGTTTTTGGTGAAAAATCCTTCAGGTGACAAGCTTTTCCAATCTCAGTATGAAATGGGAGAGAGCTTGTATCAGACCAAAAATACAGCAAAAGCACTATTGGTATTACAGGAAGTAGCAGATAAACATAACGATTATCAGGAAGATGCTCAGGTAAGGATCTCTCAGATTCAGCTAGCTCAAAATAATCCTAATGCTGCGAAAAAGTATTTAACATCATTGGTAAATTCTACCAATCCGAATATCAAAAACTATGCACTCACCGAGATGATGAAGCTTTCCGCACAAGCAGACGATTTTAAAAATGCAGAGCGTTATGCAGATCTTATTTTGCAAAATTCTAAAAACCCAGCAGCTCTAAAAGAGCAAGCACAGGTAATTAAGGCAAGAAGCCTGATGAAGCAATCTAAAGATAGCGAAGCAAAGACAGCCTTTTCTCATCTTGAGAAATCCGCGAATCCCGAGGTTGCGGCTGAAGCCCTTTATGCAAAAGCTTACTATCAGAATAAAGCAAAAGCCTATAAATCTTCTAACGAAACCATCTTTAAACTATCTAACAATTATTCTTCTGAGGAATATTGGGGAGCAAAAGCCTTGGTGGTGATGGCAAAAAATTACTTAGCCTTAGGAGATAAGTACCAGGCTTCTTATACCGCAGATCAGCTTATCGAGAATTATCAGGATTTTGCAGATGTGGTAGCAGAAGCCAAACAAGTGAAAAATCAAATTAAAAAGTAA